Proteins encoded by one window of Thunnus thynnus chromosome 3, fThuThy2.1, whole genome shotgun sequence:
- the rfc1 gene encoding replication factor C subunit 1 yields the protein MDIRRFFAPTVVKPAVQKQNGNNKTEEKKNKNPLSSDEEVKKRKKETTKVKSSKTEEKRKDSEKKRKKHAVIESDSEEEKPAPKSKKSPKEKQKTSKAEPPPKKDPVQYVSETDSDSDNFQSLKKASKSKQNGSSKVTKSGAESACRGVKEGVKSPVRPSSTQGKTAVKSPSVPATPKSAPPPQPKRTPTSVLDYFGSTTVQRSEKKLVVSTKRKAPIEDTDDLSDEQIARQLQMDEDMELEKQVHEDEEFARTLAMLDEEPQAKKARKGSGEKRDHTAFQKKSSTDSAAGSMSSPSKTNRGGGMSEDVISPSPKKNPTPVKASSKLAMLKKKDDEKDEGAKSKTPITPTKIKISPKKEPLASVSSDKKFTPKTGTTPTALKTSPKKPESTSTSPNDAEKKKVNSSAYRNFLNREGPRALGSKEIPEGAENCLEGCVFVVTGVLESMERDDAKTLIERYGGKVTGNVSKKTTYLVQGRDSGASKLEKAESLGTKIINEDDLLELIRTKPGKKSKYEIAAEAESKASKTRTPPSRTSRSTPKAQKISPSKGNSRSPHTPSPSKTGLTQGHGARTKHGGTPPGRGSGHTARRELGLSSSTSSSSAPEPSSPSLTGEDASLLWVDKYRPRSLKTVIGQQGDQSCANKLLRWLQNWHKHHSGNASKPAVARFGKFGGAKDDGSGHKAALLSGPPGVGKTTTAALVCEELGFSYVEMNASCTRSKNSLKEVVAESLNNTSIENFYKGTSQTVSSKHVLIMDEVDGMAGNEDRGGIQEMIGLIRNSKIPIICMCNDRNHQKIRSLANYCFDLRFQRPRVEQIKGAMMSIAFKEGIKIPPPALNEIILASNQDVRQVIHNLSMWSAKDKVMTYNQCKSDAASARKDMKLGPFDVCRKVFVSGEETSRMSLIDKSDLFFHDYSLAPLFVQENYVHVRPAAAGGDLKSHLVLLSKTADSICDGDLVDRRIRSGQNWSLLPTQAMYASVIPGELMRGYMSQFPTFPSWLGKYSSTSKHSRIVQDLASHMGLKTLSSRQAVNLDYLYYLRQALLTPLQKQGAEGAGQTVQLLDDYQLVKEDVESIMEISMWGGQPDPYSKLDSKVKAAFTRAYNKEVHLTPYSLQAVKKGRRGGGSGGGELELGGEDMEKESQESEDEGDGLKADAMIKQKKAKATKESKKEDSGKGKGKGKGKGKAKK from the exons ATG GACATCAGGCGGTTCTTTGCACCGACAGTCGTGAAGCCTGCGGTGCagaaacaaaatggaaacaacaaaacagaggagaagaaaaataaaaatcctcTTTCTTCAGACGAGGaggtgaaaaagagaaagaaagagaccaCCAAG GTCAAAAGCTCCAAAACGGAGGAGAAGCGAAAGGATAGTGAGAAAAAACGGAAGAAGCATGCAGTGATAGAATCAG ACTCAGAAGAGGAGAAGCCTGCACCAAAGTCAAAGAAATCTCccaaagagaaacagaagaccAGCAAGGCAGAGCCCCCTCCCAAAAAAGATCCTGTGCAGTACGTCTCTGAAACAG ACTCAGACAGTGACAACTTTCAGTCCTTGAAGAAAGCCTCCAAATCCAAGCAGAATGGCTCCTCCAAAGTGACAAAGTCGGGTGCAGAGAGTGCTTGTCGAGGTGTCAAAGAGGGGGTGAAGTCACCTGTCAGGCCCTCTTCTACTCAGGGGAAAACTGCGGTGAAGTCTCCCTCTGTGCCTGCCACGCCGAAGTCAGCCCCGCCTCCTCAGCCCAAACGCACCCCCACCTCAGTGCTCGACTACTTCGGCAGCACAACTGTTCAGCGCTCAGAGAAGAAGCTGGTAGTCAGCACCAAACGGAAGGCG CCAATTGAGGACACAGATGATCTCAGTGATGAGCAAATTGCCCGACAGCTGCAGATGGATGAGGACATGGAG CTGGAAAAGCAGGTGCATGAAGATGAGGAATTTGCCAGAACATTGGCCATGCTGGACGAAGAGCCACAGGCGAAGAAG GCTCGTAAAGGCTCCGGTGAAAAACGAGACCATACCGCATTTCAGAAAAAGAGCAGTACAGACTCTGCTGCTGGCAGCATGAGCAGCCCGTCAAAGACCAACCGAGGGGGCGGGATGTCGGAGGATGTGATTAGTCCGTCTCCTAAGAAGAACCCCACTCCTGTCAAAGCCAGCTCCAAACTGGCTATGTTGAAGAAAAAGGATGATGAGAAAGATGAAGGGGCAAAGAGCAAAACACCCATTACACCCACAAAAATTAAAATCTCCCCGAAAAAGGAGCCGCTCGCTTCAGTGAGCTCGGACAAGAAGTTCACACCCAAGACAGGAACCACACCCACAGCACTTAAAACTTCTCCCAAGAAACCAGAG AGCACAAGCACGAGTCCCAATGacgcagagaagaagaaggtcaACTCTTCAGCTTACAGGAACTTCCTCAACAGAGAGGGACCAAGAGCCCTGGGCTCCAAGGAAATCCCAGAG gGAGCAGAGAACTGTTTGGagggctgtgtgtttgtggtgacGGGGGTCCTGGAGTCAATGGAGAGAGATGACGCCAAAACCCTCATCGAGCGCTACGGAGGCAAAGTGACGGGCAACGTCAGCAAGAAGACCACCTACCTGGTGCAGGGCAGAGACAGCGGAGCATCAAAGCTCGAGAAG GCGGAGAGTTTGGGTACCAAGATCATCAATGAGGATGATCTGTTGGAGCTGATCAGAACCAAACCAGGAAAGAAGTCCAAGTATGAGATCGCTGCAGAGGCTGAG AGCAAAGCTTCAAAGACCAGGACTCCCCCCAGCCGGACCTCAAGGAGCACCCCCAAAGCTCAGAAGATCTCTCCCTCCAAGGGTAACTCTAGGTCCCCTCACACCCCGAGTCCGTCAAAGACCGGCCTCACACAAGGGCACGGTGCCAGGACCAAACATGGTGGCACCCCACCTGGAAGAGGCTCAGGTCACACGGCCCGGAGGGAGCTGGGCCTTTCTTCTTCCACCTCTTCATCTTCAGCCCCTGAACCATCATCCCCATCATTGACCGGGGAGGACGCCAGTCTGCTGTGGGTAGACAAGTACCGCCCACGCTCTCTGAAGACTGTGATCGGCCAGCAGGGGGACCAGAGCTGTGCCAATAAGCTGCTCCGCTGGCTGCAGAACTGGCACAAACACCACAGCGGGAACGCCTCCAAGCCAGCAG TAGCAAGGTTTGGTAAGTTTGGAGGAGCAAAAGACGATGGATCAGGCCACaaagctgctctgctctctggaCCTCCAGGGGTGGGGAAGACCACTACAGCCGCCCTGGTCTGTGAG GAGTTGGGCTTCAGCTACGTGGAGATGAACGCCAGCTGTACTCGCAGCAAAAACAGCCTGAAGGAAGTCGTTGCAGAGTCGCTCAACAACACCAGCATTGAGAACTTCTACAAAG GTACATCTCAGACAGTGAGCAGTAAACATGTCCTGATCATGGATGAGGTTGATGGCATGGCGGGCAATGAGGATCGAGGAGGAATCCAG GAAATGATCGGCCTGATCAGGAATTCCAAGATTCCCATCATCTGTATGTGTAATGATCGTAACCACCAGAAGATCAGGTCACTGGCCAACTACTGCTTTGATCTGCGCTTCCAGAGGCCGCGAGTAGAACAGATTAAG GGAGCCATGATGTCCATCGCTTTTAAGGAGGGAATCAAGATCCCGCCTCCGGCTCTCAATGAAATAATCCTAGCCTCCAATCAGGATGTCCGACAG GTGATCCACAACCTGAGCATGTGGTCGGCCAAAGACAAGGTGATGACATACAACCAGTGCAAGTCTGATGCGGCCAGTGCCCGCAAGGACATGAAACTGGGGCCGTTTGACGTCTGCAGGAAGGTGTTTGTCTCGGGAGAGGAGACTTCCCGCATGAGCCTCATCGACAAGTCCGACCTCTTCTTCCACGACTACTCGCTAGCGCCGCTCTTCGTCCAAGAGAACTACGTGCATGTTAGGCCAGCTGCTGCCGG TGGTGATCTGAAGTCCCACCTGGTGTTGCTCAGCAAGACCGCCGATTCCATCTGCGACGGAGACCTAGTGGACAGACGGATCCGCTCCGGGCAGAACTGGTCACTGCTGCCCacccag GCCATGTATGCCAGTGTGATACCAGGTGAGCTCATGAGAGGCTACATGAGTCAGTTCCCTACATTTCCCAGCTGGCTTGGCAAATACTCCTCCACCAGTAAACATTCCCGCATCGTCCAGGATCTGGCCTCGCACATGGGTTTAAA GACGTTGAGCAGCAGGCAGGCGGTGAACCTTGATTACCTGTATTACCTGCGGCAGGCGCTGCTGACCCCACTTCAGAAGCAGGGAGCGGAGGGCGCCGGTCAAACTGTGCAGCTGCTAGACGACTACCAGCTCGTCAAGGAGGACGTGGAGAGCATCATGGAGATTAGCATGTGGGGCGGACAGCCTGACCCCTACTCCAAACTGGACTCTAAG GTGAAGGCAGCTTTCACGCGGGCGTACAACAAAGAGGTTCACCTGACGCCGTATTCCCTGCAAGCAGTGAAGAAGGGCCGTCGTGGTGGTGGCAGCGGTGGCGGGGAGTTGGAGCTGGGAGGGGAGGACATGGAAAAAGAATCTCAGGAGTCTGAGGACGAGGGCGACGGCCTCAAAGCCGACGCCATGATCAAA CAGAAGAAGGCCAAAGCCACCAAGGAGTCAAAGAAAGAGGATTCTgggaaggggaaggggaagggCAAGGGGAAAGGCAAG
- the rpl9 gene encoding 60S ribosomal protein L9, with product MKTILSSQTVDIPDNVEVRLKGRTVIVKGPRGKLVREFNHINLELSLLGKKQKKLRVEKWWGNRKELATVRTICSHVQNMIKGVTLGFRYKMRSVYAHFPINVVIQEGGTMVEIRNFLGEKYIRRVRMRTGVNCAVSAAQKDELVLEGNDIELVSNSAALIQQATTVKNKDIRKFLDGIYVSEKGTVVEPDQ from the exons ATGAAGACCATTCTCAGCAGTCAGACTGTCGACATCCCCGACAATG TCGAGGTGAGGTTGAAGGGGCGGACGGTTATCGTCAAGGGGCCCCGTGGCAAACTCGTGAGGGAGTTCAACCACATCAACCTGGAGCTTAGCCTGCTGggcaagaaacagaagaag CTGCGTGTGGAAAAATGGTGGGGCAACAGGAAGGAGCTGGCCACAGTCCGCACCATCTGCAGCCACGTCCAGAACATGATTAAGGGAGTCACTCTG GGTTTCCGGTACAAAATGCGTTCCGTGTACGCCCATTTCCCCATCAATGTTGTCATTCAGGAGGGTGGAACTATGGTGGAGATCAGGAACTTCCTGGGAGAGAAGTACATCCGCCGTGTCAGAATGAGGACAG GTGTGAATTGTGCAGTTTCAGCAGCCCAGAAAGACGAGCTGGTGCTGGAGGGTAACGACATTGAGTTGGTGTCAAATTCAG CTGCTCTGATCCAGCAGGCCACCACAGTCAAAAATAAGGATATCAGAAAGTTCTTGGACGGTATTTACGTGTCTGAGAAGGGAACAGTAGTGGAACCGGATCAGTAA
- the lias gene encoding lipoyl synthase, mitochondrial: MALLKRSCCVAGRFSTNHLWLSPRSSPHVYGSSLTTVAKSAPSLADRKKELQSDDGPDLQDFISGDLSEKSKWEEYRGNLKRQKGERLRLPPWLKTEIPIGKNYNKLKNTLRDLNLHTVCEEARCPNIGECWGGGEYATATATIMLMGDTCTRGCRFCSVKTARRPPPLDPNEPYNTAKAIAAWGLDYVVLTSVDRDDIADGGAEHFAKTVSNLKERNPQILVECLTPDFRGDLAAVEKIALSGLDVYAHNVETVRELQRHVRDPRANIDQSLSVLKHAKKVNSNVLTKTSIMLGLGETDQQILDTLTELREAGVDCLTLGQYMQPTKRHLKVDEYVTPEKFAHWEKVGNEMGFIYTASGPLVRSSYKAGEFFLKNLLQKKKAEVTVGE, encoded by the exons ATGGCGCTGCTCAAGCGGAGTTGTTGTGTTGCTGGTCGTTTCTCCACAAACCATCTGTGGTTGAGTCCCAGAAGTAGTCCACAT GTTTACGGTAGCAGCCTGACGACTGTGGCCAAATCCGCCCCGAGTCTGGCTGACAGAAAGAAGGAGCTGCAGAGTGATGACGGGCCTGATCTGCAAGACTTCATTTCAGGGGATTTATCAGAGAAAAGCAAGTGGGAAGAATACAGAGGCAACCTGAAGAGACAGAAGGGAGAGAG GCTAAGGCTTCCTCCGTGGCTGAAGACGGAGATCCCCATCGGCAAGAACTACAATAAGCTGAAGAACACACTGAGAGACCTCAACCTGCACACA GTGTGTGAGGAGGCCAGATGTCCTAACATTGGGGAGTGCTGGGGAGGAGGAGAGTACGCCACGGCCACAGCCACCATCATG CTGATGGGGGATACATGTACCCGTGGATGCAGGTTCTGCTCAGTTAAGACGGCCCGTCGGCCCCCACCTCTGGACCCAAACGAGCCCTACAACACAGCCAAGGCCATCGCTGCCTGGGGGCTGGACTACGTGGTTCTCACCTCAGTCGACAGAGATG ATATTGCTGATGGAGGGGCAGAACACTTTGCTAAGACTGTTTCCAACCTGAAGGAAAG GAACCCTCAGATCCTGGTTGAATGTCTGACACCTGATTTCCGTGGTGACCTGGCAGCAGTGGAGAAGATCGCCTTGTCAGGGCTGGATGTCTACGCCCACAATGTGGAGACAGTCCGCGAGCTGCAAAG GCATGTGCGAGACCCCAGAGCGAACATTGACCAGTCTCTGAGTGTTTTGAAGCACGCTAAAAAGGTCAACTCCAATGTGCTCACCAAGACGTCCATCATGCTGGGGCTGGGAGAGACTGACCAACAGATACTTGACACTCTGACTG AGCTGCGAGAAGCAGGGGTGGACTGTCTAACACTGGGGCAGTACATGCAACCCACTAAACGCCATCTGAAG gtGGATGAATATGTCACTCCAGAGAAATTTGCACATTGGGAGAAAGTTGGGAATGAAATGGGCTTCATCTACACTGCCAGCGGACCGCTGGTGCGATCCTCTTACAAAGCAG GCGAGTTCTTCCTGAAGAATCTGCTGcagaagaaaaaagcagaagtgACTGTAGGAGAGTGA